One part of the Vicia villosa cultivar HV-30 ecotype Madison, WI linkage group LG6, Vvil1.0, whole genome shotgun sequence genome encodes these proteins:
- the LOC131610650 gene encoding probable ribose-5-phosphate isomerase 3, chloroplastic, translated as MASLSLSSPPSLSSSFHNASTRLNLRTPPSLKLRTRSSSLSIKAITLTQDDLKKLAADKAVEYVKSGMVLGLGTGSTAAFVVSKLGELLKSGELTNIIGVPTSKRTEEQARSLNIPLSILDDNPRLDLAIDGADEVDPFLNLVKGRGGALLREKMVEAASEKFVVVVDDTKLVSGLGGSGLAMPVEVVQFCWKYNLVRLQELFKEEGVDAKLRVDESGKPYVTDNSNYIVDLYFKTPIRDANAAGTEISALEGVVEHGLFLNMATSVIIAGKTGVEVKDK; from the coding sequence atggCATCCTTATCCCTCTCATCTCCTCCATCTCTCTCCTCTTCCTTCCACAATGCCTCCACGCGCCTTAACCTACGCACACCTCCCTCCCTTAAACTACGCACCCGTTCCTCTTCTctctccatcaaagccataaccCTAACCCAAGACGATCTCAAAAAACTCGCCGCCGACAAAGCCGTCGAGTACGTCAAAAGCGGCATGGTCCTCGGCCTCGGCACCGGCTCCACCGCCGCCTTCGTCGTCTCCAAACTCGGGGAGCTTCTCAAATCAGGCGAACTCACCAACATCATCGGCGTTCCAACCTCCAAACGCACAGAAGAACAGGCACGATCTCTTAATATTCCTTTATCAATCCTCGACGATAATCCTCGCCTCGATCTCGCTATCGACGGCGCGGACGAAGTCGATCCGTTTCTTAATCTCGTCAAAGGCCGCGGCGGAGCTCTCCTCCGTGAGAAAATGGTGGAGGCCGCATCGGAGAAGTTCGTTGTCGTCGTGGACGACACGAAGCTGGTCTCCGGTTTAGGTGGAAGCGGTTTGGCTATGCCGGTGGAGGTGGTTCAGTTTTGTTGGAAATATAATTTGGTTAGGCTTCAGGAGTTGTTCAAAGAGGAAGGTGTTGATGCGAAACTGAGAGTGGATGAAAGTGGGAAACCCTATGTTACTGATAATTCTAATTATATTGTTGATTTGTATTTTAAGACTCCGATTAGGGATGCGAATGCCGCCGGGACGGAGATATCGGCGCTTGAAGGTGTGGTGGAGCATGGGTTGTTCTTGAATATGGCTACCTCTGTTATCATTGCTGGGAAAACTGGGGTTGAAGTTAAAGACAAGTGA
- the LOC131615049 gene encoding uncharacterized protein LOC131615049 — protein sequence MTNNKNQEAAIKSLETQHCKAVVTRTGQKGSNNETEKNVVEDNTEEEAEKHDGEDEEYEIINTNAEEENVNKEVKKKEKLKRRSSREKLASNVIPSQHLPYPHVPSKKDHAKQYASAIISHLPQKARDPGRVTLPVTIGNQNIGNGIIDLGSSINLIPLSIVKRLGNIEMKSTRMTLQLADKSTTLPYGVAQDMLVKVDKFLFPVDFVVIDMEEDKESPIILGRPFMKTVRMMIDIDDGIMKLRVQDEEVCFNLYDAMKQPKDKNDCFRMDATEESAVEVANHIHLSSPLERSLVESFNIKKEINLSLSVLS from the exons ATGACGAATAACAAGAATCAAGAGGCAGCGATAAAAAGtttggaaactcaa cattgcaaagcggtggTGACAAGGACTGGGCAAAAAGGAAGTAATAATGAAACTGAAAAGAATGTGGTTGAAGATAATACGGAAGAGGAGGCTGAAAAACATgacggagaagatgaagaatatgaaattatcAATACTAATGCTGAAGAAGAGAATGTGAATAAAGaggtcaaaaagaaagaaaagctgaAAAGAAGAAGCAGTAGAGAAAAGTTGGCAAGCAACGTGATACCCAGTCAACATTTACCATATCCTCATGTGCCATCAAAGAAGGACCACGCCAAGCAATATGcaag tgcCATAATATCACACCTTCCTCAAAAAGCAAGAGACCCCGGAAGAGTCACATTGCCGGTTACAATTGGCAATCAAAATATCGGGAATGGAATAATTGATTTAGGATCAAGTATCAACCTAATTCCTCTATCAATAGTGAAGCGGttgggaaatattgagatgaagtCAACAAGAATGACTTTACAGTTAGCAGACAAATCAACCACTCTACCTTATGGTgttgcacaagacatgttagtgaaAGTTGACAAATTCTTGTTTCCGGTAGACTTCGTTGTGATTGACATGGAAGAAGACAAGGAGTCACCTATCATTCTTGggagaccattcatgaaaacagtCCGAATGATGATCGACATTGATGATGGTATAATGAAGTTAAGAGttcaagatgaagaggtatgctTTAACCTCTACGATGCCATGAAGCAACCAAAAGACAAGAATGATTGTTTTCGCATGGATGCTACTGAAGAGAGTGCAGTGGAAGTGGCGAACCACATTCATCTATCTAGCCCTTTAGAGAGATctcttgttgaatctttcaat ATAAAGAAGGAGATAAACCTGTCGTTATCAGTTCTAAGTTGA